The Fusarium poae strain DAOMC 252244 chromosome 2, whole genome shotgun sequence nucleotide sequence GGCCTGGGCCTCATCACCGCCCTCATCTACCCGACCCCCGAAGAACTTCGCAAAGAGATCCAGCGCTGTCGCACCCTCACCAAGAACCCTTTCGGCGTCAACATCACTCTCCTTCCTTCCATGGTCCCTCCTAACTATGCCGCTTTCGCCCAGGCTATCATTGACGAGGGTATCAAGGTTGTCGAGACGGCTGGCAACTCGCCTGGTCCTGTCATTACACAGCTTAAGAAAGCCGGAATCATCGTTCTTCACAAGTGCACCACTATTCGTCACGCGCAGAGCGCCGTCAAGCTAGGCGTCGATTTCCTCAGCATAGACGGTTTCGAGTGCGCTGGTCACGTTGGAGAGAGCGACATTACCAATTTTATCCTTCTTAGCAAAGCGCGCCAAACTCTGGGTGTGCCCTTCATTGCGAGTGGTGGTTTCGCAGATGGTTATGGACTTGCCGCCGCTCTGTGCCTCGGTGCTTGTGGTGTCAACATGGGAACGCGATTCATGTGCACCGTCGAGGCGCCCGTGCacatcaaggtcaaggaggagATCGTTCGCGCACAAGAGACCGACACCACACTTCTTCTTCGACGATGGACAAACACCACTCGGTTgtacaagaacaaggttgCGCTTGATGCGCTTGAAATCGAAAAGAAGAGTGAGTCGGGTGAATTCGCAGAGATTGCGCCTTATATGAGCGGTAAGCGAGGAAAGGAAGTGTTTATCACTGGAGATGTCGATTATGGCGTAAGTTTCTTGTCCTATCCGCTAGATTGTGAGACGAGCTTGCTAACTGATTATAGGTTTGGACAACAGGACAGGTTATGGGTTTGATCAACGATATTCCTACATGCGATGTGCTTGTTAGTAGAATTGAGAAGGAGGCTGAGACGGCCTTGAAAGAGAGACTTGCGCTATTGGTGCCAGAGTCCAAATTATAGAGCTAGATTATACTAGACGCGCGAGATTTTGTTTTTAGAGCATGTGCAAAGATCtatgttttgtttttggtaGTAAATACAACTGATGAGCGATTCTAGAGCATAAACAATCTATGAATATAAACCTCTGTCTGTGCTTCTATGCTTGTACTTGTTCAAAATCTTGTGCTTTATGAAACGCATAGTCTAGTCGGTGCCGCTTCACCTGGTCTGATGATTCTGTCTGCTTCTGAGGTCGAGGTTGTTGAACGATGAGTTCTGGAACGCCACGGTTCTCGAGGGACCATTCCTTTGCCTGGCAAAGACTCACACCCGTCTCGATGAGGGAGATCTTGCCTCCGGGTCTTCCCATGGTCCAACCGGTCGGAACGGAACGTTGTCCTGGATCATACTTTGCGTCGTCGGTAAGATGGAGGTTCATTTCGAGGATGGCGCCGCGAAGACCGCAGTACACAGTATCCGACAAATCAGATGATTTAGCCAGACAGTAGATCCTATCGTATGTTGGGCCGCCGATATGCAGTGTAGCATCGGGACGCCAGTAATTCCGTCTAGATGTACCATGCCAGTTACACAACAGTCCGGCCTGGGGATCGCAACCCTGAGGTTGACAGTCTGGCGCCCAGCCTTGCCTCCACATTTTGTGATCGTCCTTTTGGCTGGGGAAAGGCCATTGTGTTGTGCATGGAAGAGCGCTTGTGTGGTGATATGGCTTGGGGTATCTAAAGTCAAAGAGACGGATATCCGGCGATGTGTTGCTACCAGCTACGAAACGCTCTGTTCCGTAGACGAGGAGAGAACTACCCGCTTCGTATGGCTGGAAGCGATCACGGTAGACTGCGTCTTGAGGTGAAGGGGTTCTGATATCCAAAAGTCTTAAGAGAGGTGAGTAGCTATTCCCAGTAGTCGCGGAAGAAAAACTCACCTGTATGTACCGTCGTCCCATGTACTCAAGAGGAGATTCTCATTTCCTCCCCTGACAGGCTCAATCGCCCGGACTGTTGTTTTCTCGCCCATCCTCACATCAGTCAACTTGGCAGCATCATCAAGCGGTCTCGGATTGTCAGCAGCATTGGT carries:
- a CDS encoding hypothetical protein (BUSCO:38472at5125) produces the protein MPFATELTKRLGIRVPVVQGGMMHVGTADLASAVSNAGGLGLITALIYPTPEELRKEIQRCRTLTKNPFGVNITLLPSMVPPNYAAFAQAIIDEGIKVVETAGNSPGPVITQLKKAGIIVLHKCTTIRHAQSAVKLGVDFLSIDGFECAGHVGESDITNFILLSKARQTLGVPFIASGGFADGYGLAAALCLGACGVNMGTRFMCTVEAPVHIKVKEEIVRAQETDTTLLLRRWTNTTRLYKNKVALDALEIEKKSESGEFAEIAPYMSGKRGKEVFITGDVDYGVWTTGQVMGLINDIPTCDVLVSRIEKEAETALKERLALLVPESKL